The following proteins are co-located in the Acidobacteriota bacterium genome:
- a CDS encoding BamA/TamA family outer membrane protein, translated as MSRIIGRLTAAAFVFVLAGCHEEGAIVVKDVAFTGLHAVSDGDLKAVLATRESGWLPWSPKHYFDRAEFEADLQRIHAYYADHGYPSQRVRGVDVDLAEDRSSVRVRIDIDEGEPVVVEAVRFEGLEPLPENVRRQVDAAPLKAGAPRDRNAVRATRDLTTSLFKNNGYPLAAVDAGERPGEAPHSVVVTFRANAGEEMRFGEFNITGLEHVTPDVVQRQIVFEPGDLYRERLVRLSQRRLSSLELFDLANISPRMDEPQGERVPVRVTVAEGPPRRLRLGIGYGTEERARGTVDWQHVNFLGGARKAEVEARASFLERSVRLNFTEPYLWRPGWSLTVSGRAEHLEQLSYSSESYGGRASIAYQTETSAENPNDAVRYNVRFGYAHEHLKYGVRADALQDLSRREERIALGLDPETGRGAGTLASVDFDLERRAVDDPVAPRRGTILSLHLEHAAPWLFGGTYRFDEVLVEGRAYRQVGPAVLASRVNLGSVIAEDSTTIPFSRRYFLGGSTSLRGWGRFQVGPLNEDGLPIGGRALVLLSSELRFPAGGKLNGVAFVDAGSVGSSDWSDERLRLRVNIGPGLRYQTPVGPLRADLGYQLNPIPGLVVNGEPERRHWRVHVSIGQAF; from the coding sequence GTGTCTCGCATCATCGGCCGCCTGACGGCCGCAGCGTTCGTCTTCGTCCTGGCCGGCTGTCACGAAGAAGGCGCCATCGTCGTCAAAGACGTCGCCTTCACCGGACTCCACGCGGTCAGCGACGGCGACTTGAAAGCGGTGCTCGCCACGCGCGAGAGCGGCTGGCTGCCGTGGTCGCCGAAACACTACTTCGATCGTGCGGAGTTCGAAGCCGACCTGCAGCGCATCCATGCGTACTACGCAGACCATGGGTATCCGTCGCAGCGCGTGCGAGGCGTCGACGTGGACCTCGCCGAGGATCGGTCTTCAGTCCGCGTGCGAATCGACATCGACGAGGGGGAGCCGGTCGTGGTCGAAGCCGTGCGCTTCGAGGGGCTGGAACCGCTTCCCGAGAACGTCCGTCGTCAGGTGGACGCCGCTCCGCTCAAGGCCGGCGCGCCCCGCGATCGCAATGCCGTGCGCGCCACGCGCGACCTGACGACGAGCTTGTTCAAGAACAACGGCTATCCGCTCGCCGCCGTGGACGCTGGCGAACGGCCCGGCGAGGCGCCGCACTCGGTCGTCGTGACCTTCCGCGCGAACGCCGGCGAAGAGATGCGGTTCGGCGAGTTCAACATCACGGGGCTCGAGCACGTCACGCCGGACGTCGTGCAGCGGCAGATCGTCTTCGAGCCCGGCGATCTCTATCGCGAGCGGCTCGTCCGACTGTCGCAGCGCCGCCTGTCCTCGCTCGAGCTGTTCGACCTGGCGAACATCTCGCCGCGCATGGACGAGCCGCAGGGCGAACGCGTCCCCGTGCGCGTCACCGTCGCGGAAGGTCCGCCGCGCCGCTTGCGGCTCGGCATCGGCTACGGGACGGAGGAGCGCGCGCGCGGCACGGTCGATTGGCAGCACGTGAACTTCTTGGGCGGCGCGCGCAAGGCCGAGGTGGAGGCGCGCGCGTCCTTCCTCGAACGCAGCGTCCGGCTGAACTTCACCGAGCCGTACCTCTGGCGGCCGGGCTGGTCGCTCACGGTCTCCGGCCGCGCCGAGCACCTCGAGCAACTGTCCTACAGCTCCGAGTCGTACGGCGGCCGCGCCAGCATCGCCTACCAGACGGAGACCTCGGCGGAGAATCCGAACGACGCGGTCCGCTACAACGTGCGTTTCGGCTACGCGCACGAGCACCTGAAATACGGCGTGCGAGCGGACGCGCTGCAGGACTTGTCGCGGCGCGAGGAACGGATCGCGCTGGGGCTGGACCCGGAGACGGGGCGCGGCGCGGGCACGCTCGCCTCCGTGGACTTCGATCTCGAGCGGCGGGCCGTGGACGACCCGGTGGCGCCGCGGCGCGGGACGATCCTCTCGCTCCACCTCGAGCACGCCGCGCCCTGGCTCTTCGGCGGCACCTACCGGTTCGACGAAGTGCTGGTCGAGGGCCGGGCGTATCGCCAGGTCGGTCCGGCCGTGCTCGCCAGCCGCGTCAACCTCGGCTCGGTGATCGCGGAAGACTCGACCACGATCCCGTTCTCACGCCGCTACTTCCTGGGCGGCTCGACCAGCCTTCGAGGCTGGGGCCGATTCCAGGTCGGCCCGCTCAACGAGGACGGCCTGCCGATCGGCGGCCGCGCGCTCGTGCTCCTGTCGTCCGAGCTCAGATTCCCGGCCGGTGGCAAGCTGAACGGCGTCGCTTTCGTCGATGCGGGCAGCGTCGGCTCGAGCGATTGGTCCGATGAACGCCTGCGGCTGCGCGTGAACATCGGCCCAGGTCTTCGCTACCAGACGCCGGTCGGTCCCCTGCGCGCCGATCTCGGCTACCAGCTCAACCCGATCCCCGGGCTCGTCGTGAACGGCGAGCCCGAGCGTCGGCACTGGCGCGTACACGTCAGCATCGGGCAGGCGTTCTGA
- a CDS encoding translocation/assembly module TamB: MRVARWLLLALAAFLALAAAVVVLGLIVLQTSWAKDRLRDLAVNRANRVLNGQLSIGRLGGALLSGVALDDVRLVQDGVTVVEAPAVTVRYSLLTFVRQGLVLSEVVLRDPHVRVVETEQGWNVARLAKPSATPSGEPMAFAIRRLSVSGGAVEIVPRAMARRALMDVQLDATLGREAEGMAMHVGRLTGREETTGYVIQALSGEFLRSFADVRVRFELARAASRTAGDVELTTSDDGRSLAATVDTTSLDLATIFDTPRWTSDITGRATVRGVLASGAPPSLRFTFAGPHAKAFGYEATALDIAGGLDRGLLRFRGTAAAYGATVATDAKWQFANAESGSRAGLTATGTFRSAALTNLPPTLELPRFTTTLNGRYAVRTGTEGWSADVALEQSEFEGASLQPGTTGHVESAGGVVAYRAQGEIAGLDVQRLSAPLDIPLLAEDRFHGEVSGTFAVEGTQSGPGRRVISADASLADSTLGGAHFGAMALNVALDGQRLAVRAAGDFQGVTPTLAGLNSLPPFELNGTTDVAVTFHDLGAPIGVETLDVRGRVALQRSTARGVTVENGMIDADLVGGVATIRTLTLAAAGLHLDADGTAALGPTGNSDLRVVAAADDLSAVGKIVGIDLAGAADLNARVTGPADSPQAEGALNARSIAYGSTSALTLGTTFTATLPERNPDLLRANSKVEATFVKAGGLEIVRLGGTAGYDRRLVTLDTRIEQATRTVELAGVLSLQPEQREIALRHLQIDTAGAVWAMPAGRAARIDLGDDRVHVDSLVLARGDQRIEVGGDVGLGDQPPPDDAPPLTVRAERVQLADLNQILMSGRKLDGLLNATATIQGPIRTPDVAAEFLIVNGRIENMPFTAARGNVRYAESIATIDAELQQTSANRLTIAGTVGVPTAAATGATPGLDVRVQSTPIDLGFIQGFTTEVTDVTGTGTFDVHVTGQTHAPFVDGSIAIDQAGFMLDTTGVRYRNFDARLAFARNHLSIQRLQLTDDDGHTLSAEGGLDVIGAAAERSLDVRLKASDFHVLNNKSGSLQVDGTLQAAGGFLSPRITGDLRIAQGRLEVDQILETLTKNVYSTRPQAPEDADAPEASPGGIRAGAGAPGAAAPSSAALQDSSPSPPAPTPAAPSANQAAGADSAAAAAPGLFDRVDLAIAVTMPDNLVIRGRALRMDGSAIGLGDVNIVAGGSLDVAKRPGAPLAITGSLGVQRGYYAFQGRRFDVQRDSTVRFRGQQPIDPALDITATRVISGVETEVQVQGTMREPTIRLASRPPLDDAEVLSLIVFGQQINELGSSERTSLSERVASMAAGAIATPVADSVARALNLDLFEIQAPSGSSAPVVQLGSQIGERLYVGVRQEVGRGDRRRLSVEYRLSDVLRLVTSIAQGAPEQRADRRNEAGGVDLIYETRY, from the coding sequence ATGCGCGTCGCCCGCTGGCTCCTGCTCGCCCTGGCCGCTTTCCTCGCACTCGCTGCGGCTGTGGTCGTGCTGGGCCTCATCGTGCTCCAGACGTCGTGGGCCAAGGACCGGCTGCGCGATCTGGCCGTCAACCGTGCGAATCGCGTGTTGAACGGCCAGCTCTCGATCGGCCGGCTGGGCGGCGCGCTGCTCTCGGGCGTCGCGCTCGACGACGTGAGGCTGGTCCAGGACGGCGTGACCGTCGTCGAAGCCCCCGCCGTAACGGTGCGCTACAGCCTGCTCACGTTCGTGCGGCAGGGGCTCGTGCTCTCCGAGGTCGTGCTCCGCGATCCGCACGTGCGCGTCGTCGAGACCGAGCAGGGATGGAACGTCGCTCGGCTCGCGAAGCCGTCCGCGACGCCGTCGGGCGAACCGATGGCCTTCGCGATCCGCCGTCTCAGCGTTTCGGGCGGCGCGGTCGAGATCGTCCCCCGCGCCATGGCGCGGCGCGCGCTCATGGACGTGCAGCTCGATGCGACGCTCGGACGCGAAGCCGAGGGCATGGCCATGCACGTCGGCCGCCTCACAGGCCGCGAAGAGACGACGGGCTACGTCATCCAGGCGCTGTCTGGCGAGTTCCTCCGCTCGTTCGCCGACGTGCGCGTGCGCTTCGAGCTCGCGCGGGCAGCGAGCCGGACGGCCGGAGACGTCGAGCTGACGACGAGCGATGACGGTCGCTCGCTCGCCGCCACGGTGGACACGACGTCGCTCGATCTGGCGACGATCTTCGACACGCCGCGATGGACCTCGGACATCACGGGGCGCGCCACCGTGCGCGGCGTCCTGGCCTCGGGCGCCCCGCCGTCGTTGAGGTTCACGTTCGCGGGACCGCACGCCAAGGCGTTCGGCTACGAGGCGACAGCCCTCGACATCGCCGGCGGCCTCGATCGAGGTCTGCTCCGATTCCGGGGAACGGCGGCGGCCTACGGCGCGACGGTCGCCACTGATGCGAAATGGCAGTTCGCCAATGCCGAGAGCGGCAGCCGCGCGGGGCTGACGGCGACCGGAACGTTCCGGTCTGCCGCGTTGACCAACCTTCCGCCGACGCTCGAGCTGCCGCGGTTCACGACGACGTTGAACGGCCGGTATGCCGTGCGGACGGGGACGGAAGGCTGGTCGGCGGACGTGGCGCTGGAGCAGTCCGAGTTCGAGGGCGCGTCGCTCCAACCCGGCACGACCGGCCACGTCGAGTCAGCGGGCGGCGTGGTGGCCTACCGCGCGCAGGGCGAGATCGCGGGGCTCGACGTGCAGCGGCTGTCGGCGCCGCTCGACATTCCCCTGCTCGCCGAGGATCGCTTCCACGGCGAAGTGAGCGGCACGTTCGCGGTGGAAGGCACGCAGTCGGGCCCCGGGCGACGCGTGATCAGCGCGGATGCCTCGCTCGCCGATTCGACGTTGGGCGGCGCCCATTTCGGCGCGATGGCTCTGAACGTGGCGCTCGACGGCCAACGGCTCGCCGTGCGGGCCGCCGGCGATTTCCAAGGCGTGACGCCGACCCTCGCCGGCTTGAACAGCCTCCCGCCGTTCGAGCTGAACGGGACGACGGACGTCGCCGTGACGTTCCACGATCTCGGCGCGCCGATCGGCGTCGAGACCCTGGACGTCCGCGGTCGAGTCGCGCTGCAGCGGTCCACCGCGCGCGGTGTGACGGTCGAGAACGGCATGATCGACGCCGACCTCGTCGGCGGCGTCGCCACCATCCGCACGCTGACGCTCGCCGCCGCCGGCCTCCATCTGGACGCGGACGGTACGGCCGCGCTCGGCCCGACCGGTAACTCCGACCTGCGCGTCGTCGCTGCCGCCGACGACCTGTCGGCCGTCGGCAAGATCGTGGGCATCGACCTGGCCGGCGCGGCCGATCTGAACGCACGCGTCACCGGGCCAGCGGATTCGCCGCAGGCCGAGGGTGCGCTCAATGCCCGGTCGATCGCCTACGGTTCCACGTCCGCCCTCACGCTGGGCACGACGTTCACCGCCACACTGCCGGAGCGCAATCCGGATCTCCTGCGGGCGAATTCGAAGGTCGAGGCGACGTTCGTGAAGGCCGGCGGCCTCGAGATCGTCCGGCTCGGCGGCACCGCGGGCTACGACCGGCGCCTGGTCACGCTCGACACGCGCATCGAGCAGGCAACCCGGACGGTCGAGCTCGCCGGCGTCCTCTCGCTCCAGCCGGAGCAGCGCGAGATTGCGCTTCGACACCTGCAGATCGACACGGCGGGCGCGGTCTGGGCCATGCCGGCCGGACGAGCGGCGCGGATCGACCTCGGGGACGACCGCGTACACGTCGATTCGCTCGTGCTCGCGCGCGGGGATCAGCGCATCGAGGTGGGCGGTGACGTCGGCCTCGGCGACCAGCCGCCGCCGGACGACGCGCCGCCGCTCACCGTGCGGGCCGAGCGCGTGCAGCTCGCCGATCTCAATCAGATCCTGATGAGCGGCCGGAAGCTCGACGGACTCCTGAACGCCACCGCCACGATCCAGGGGCCGATCCGCACGCCGGACGTTGCCGCCGAGTTCCTGATCGTCAACGGTCGCATCGAGAACATGCCGTTCACGGCCGCCCGCGGCAACGTCCGGTACGCCGAATCGATCGCGACGATCGACGCCGAGCTGCAGCAGACCTCGGCCAACCGGCTGACGATTGCCGGAACCGTCGGGGTCCCGACGGCCGCCGCCACGGGAGCGACGCCGGGACTCGACGTGCGCGTGCAGAGCACGCCAATCGACCTGGGCTTCATCCAGGGCTTCACGACGGAAGTGACCGACGTGACCGGCACGGGCACGTTCGACGTGCACGTAACCGGCCAGACGCACGCACCGTTCGTCGACGGCAGCATCGCGATCGACCAGGCCGGCTTCATGCTCGACACGACGGGCGTCCGCTACCGCAACTTCGACGCGCGCCTGGCGTTCGCCCGCAACCACCTGAGCATCCAGCGCCTGCAGCTCACCGACGACGACGGCCATACGCTGAGCGCGGAGGGTGGGCTCGACGTCATCGGCGCGGCCGCCGAGCGCTCGCTCGACGTCCGGCTGAAGGCGTCGGACTTCCACGTGCTGAACAACAAGTCCGGCAGCCTGCAGGTCGACGGCACGCTGCAGGCTGCCGGCGGGTTTCTCTCTCCGCGTATCACGGGCGATCTCCGGATCGCGCAAGGCCGCCTCGAGGTCGACCAGATTCTCGAGACGCTGACGAAGAACGTCTACAGCACGCGGCCGCAGGCACCGGAGGATGCCGATGCTCCCGAGGCCTCACCCGGCGGCATACGGGCGGGCGCAGGAGCGCCCGGCGCCGCGGCACCATCGTCCGCCGCTCTACAGGACTCGAGCCCGTCTCCACCCGCGCCCACGCCGGCGGCCCCGTCTGCAAACCAGGCGGCTGGCGCGGACAGCGCCGCAGCGGCGGCGCCCGGCCTCTTCGACCGTGTCGATCTCGCGATCGCCGTCACGATGCCGGACAACCTCGTGATTCGCGGCCGCGCTCTGCGGATGGATGGTTCGGCCATCGGGCTCGGCGACGTGAACATCGTCGCCGGCGGATCGCTCGACGTCGCGAAACGGCCCGGCGCCCCGCTGGCGATCACCGGCAGCCTCGGCGTGCAGCGCGGCTACTACGCGTTCCAAGGGCGGCGGTTCGACGTTCAACGCGACAGCACCGTCAGATTCCGGGGTCAGCAGCCGATCGACCCGGCGCTCGACATCACGGCGACGCGCGTCATCTCTGGCGTCGAGACGGAGGTCCAGGTGCAGGGGACGATGCGCGAGCCGACGATCAGGCTCGCGAGCCGTCCGCCGCTCGACGACGCGGAAGTACTGTCGCTGATCGTGTTCGGCCAGCAGATCAACGAGCTCGGCAGCTCGGAGCGGACGTCGCTGTCCGAGCGCGTGGCGTCGATGGCGGCGGGCGCCATCGCCACGCCGGTGGCTGACTCGGTGGCCCGGGCGCTGAACCTCGACCTGTTCGAGATTCAGGCGCCATCCGGATCGAGCGCGCCGGTCGTGCAACTCGGCAGCCAGATCGGCGAGCGTTTGTACGTCGGCGTCCGGCAGGAAGTCGGACGGGGCGATCGGCGGCGTCTGTCCGTCGAGTACCGGCTTTCGGACGTCCTGCGGCTGGTGACGTCGATCGCGCAGGGCGCACCGGAACAGCGGGCGGACCGGCGCAACGAAGCAGGCGGAGTGGATCTGATCTACGAGACGAGGTATTGA
- the fdhF gene encoding formate dehydrogenase subunit alpha → MYALDHVDAGTPSSPSTRLVTLDIDGVTVTVPEGTSLMRAASSVGLQIPKLCATDTLKAFGSCRLCLVEIEGRRGYPASCTTQAADGLKVRTQSPKLAALRRNVMELYVSDHPLECVTCSANGHCELQDMAEVVGVTDTRYGLTGANHLAATPDASNPYFTFDPSMCIVCSRCVRACDEVQGTLALTIQSRGFASTVSASQHEPFMTSECVSCGACVEACPTVALTEKSVIERGVADRAVTTTCAYCGVGCSFKAETRGGEIVRMVPNRDGQANHGHACVKGRFAFGYATHPDRITTPMIRRSIDDPWQEVTWDEAIDHTAREFRRIQATYGKDSIGGITSSRCTNEETFLVQKLVRAAFGNNNVDTCARVCHSPTGYGLKQTIGESAGTQRFDSVMKADVIVVVGANPTDGHPVFASQLKRRLREGAKLIVVDPRQIQLVRTPHIEAAYHLQLRPGTNVALFTALAHVVVTEGLAREAYVSERCEADSYEKWKQFVADPRHSPEATEAVTGVPADLVRGAARLYASAANGAIYYGLGVTEHSQGTTMVMAIANLAMSTGNLGREGVGVNPLRGQNNVQGSCDMGSFPHEFSGYRHVSDPDVRSSFERAWGVPLEAEPGLRIPNMLEAALDGSFKGIYIQGEDPAQSDPDTQHVTAAFAAMECVVVQDLFLTESAKYAHVFLPGSSFLEKDGTFTNAERRISRVRRVMPPRAGLADWEVTVRLANALGYPMHYRHPSEIMDEIARLTPTFTGVSFDKIDRLGSIQWPCNDAAPEGTPTMHVGAFVRGKGKFFLTEYIPTNERTTRKYPLILTTGRILTQYNVGAQTRRTRNTAWTSEDVLEIHPHDAELRGIKDGDWVGVTSRSGEIVLRADVTERVRPGVVYTTFHFPESGANVVTTENSDWATNCPEYKVTAVEVMQVNEPSEWQKRFRAFTDRQLELLKGEQPAHV, encoded by the coding sequence ATGTACGCTCTCGACCATGTTGATGCGGGTACGCCGTCCAGCCCGTCCACACGGCTGGTCACCCTCGACATCGACGGCGTGACCGTGACGGTGCCGGAAGGCACGTCGCTCATGCGCGCCGCCTCGTCGGTCGGCCTCCAGATTCCCAAGCTGTGCGCGACCGATACGCTCAAGGCCTTCGGCTCCTGCCGGCTGTGCCTGGTCGAGATCGAGGGGCGCCGCGGCTACCCCGCGTCGTGCACGACGCAGGCCGCCGATGGCCTGAAGGTCCGCACGCAGAGCCCGAAGCTCGCGGCGCTCCGTCGGAACGTGATGGAGCTGTACGTCTCCGACCATCCGCTCGAGTGCGTGACCTGTTCAGCCAACGGGCACTGCGAGCTGCAGGACATGGCCGAGGTCGTCGGCGTGACCGACACGCGCTACGGCCTGACCGGTGCCAACCACCTGGCCGCGACGCCTGACGCGAGCAATCCCTACTTCACGTTCGATCCGTCGATGTGCATCGTCTGCTCCCGCTGCGTGCGGGCGTGCGACGAGGTGCAGGGCACGCTCGCGCTCACGATCCAGAGCCGCGGGTTCGCGTCGACGGTCAGCGCGAGCCAGCACGAGCCGTTCATGACGTCCGAGTGCGTCTCCTGCGGCGCCTGCGTCGAGGCGTGCCCGACGGTGGCGTTGACGGAGAAGTCGGTCATCGAGCGTGGCGTCGCGGATCGCGCCGTCACGACGACCTGTGCGTACTGCGGCGTCGGCTGTTCGTTCAAGGCCGAAACGCGGGGCGGCGAGATCGTGCGCATGGTGCCGAACCGCGACGGGCAGGCCAACCACGGCCACGCCTGCGTGAAGGGGCGGTTCGCGTTCGGATACGCGACGCATCCGGATCGGATCACGACGCCCATGATCCGCCGGTCGATCGACGATCCGTGGCAGGAAGTGACCTGGGACGAAGCGATCGACCACACCGCGCGCGAGTTCCGGCGAATCCAGGCGACGTACGGCAAGGACAGCATCGGCGGCATCACGTCGTCGCGCTGCACGAACGAGGAGACGTTCCTCGTCCAGAAGCTCGTGCGCGCCGCGTTCGGAAACAACAACGTCGACACCTGCGCGCGCGTGTGCCATTCGCCGACCGGGTACGGCCTGAAGCAGACGATCGGCGAGTCTGCCGGTACTCAGCGGTTCGACTCCGTGATGAAGGCGGACGTCATCGTCGTCGTGGGGGCGAACCCGACGGACGGGCACCCGGTGTTCGCGTCGCAGCTCAAGCGGCGGCTTCGCGAAGGCGCGAAGCTCATCGTCGTGGACCCGCGGCAGATCCAGCTCGTGCGGACGCCCCATATCGAGGCCGCGTACCATCTGCAGCTCCGGCCGGGCACGAACGTCGCGCTGTTCACCGCGCTCGCGCACGTCGTCGTCACCGAGGGGCTGGCGAGGGAGGCGTACGTTTCGGAGCGCTGCGAGGCGGACTCGTACGAGAAGTGGAAGCAGTTCGTGGCCGATCCGCGTCATTCGCCGGAGGCCACTGAAGCCGTCACGGGCGTGCCGGCCGACCTCGTACGCGGGGCCGCGAGGCTGTACGCGTCGGCTGCGAACGGCGCCATCTACTACGGCCTCGGCGTGACCGAGCACAGCCAGGGCACGACGATGGTGATGGCCATCGCGAACCTGGCGATGTCGACCGGGAATCTGGGCCGCGAAGGCGTCGGCGTGAACCCGCTGCGCGGCCAGAACAACGTGCAGGGATCGTGTGACATGGGGTCGTTCCCGCACGAGTTCAGCGGATACCGTCACGTGTCCGATCCCGACGTGCGGTCGAGCTTCGAGCGCGCGTGGGGCGTGCCGCTCGAAGCCGAACCCGGCCTGCGGATTCCGAACATGCTCGAGGCGGCGCTCGACGGCAGCTTCAAGGGGATCTACATCCAGGGCGAGGATCCGGCCCAGTCGGATCCCGACACCCAGCACGTGACCGCGGCGTTCGCCGCGATGGAGTGCGTCGTCGTCCAGGATCTCTTCCTCACCGAGAGCGCGAAGTACGCGCACGTCTTCCTGCCGGGTTCGTCGTTTCTCGAGAAGGATGGCACGTTCACGAATGCCGAGCGCCGCATCTCGCGCGTACGACGCGTGATGCCGCCGCGCGCCGGGCTGGCCGACTGGGAGGTCACGGTGCGGCTGGCCAACGCGCTCGGCTATCCGATGCACTACCGGCATCCGTCCGAGATCATGGACGAGATCGCGCGCCTGACGCCGACGTTCACCGGCGTGTCGTTCGACAAGATCGATCGGCTCGGCAGCATCCAGTGGCCCTGCAACGACGCGGCGCCGGAGGGCACGCCGACGATGCACGTGGGGGCGTTCGTCCGCGGCAAGGGCAAGTTCTTCCTCACGGAGTACATCCCGACCAACGAGCGCACGACCCGCAAGTACCCGCTGATTCTCACGACCGGTCGCATCCTCACGCAGTACAACGTCGGCGCGCAGACGCGGCGGACGAGGAACACCGCCTGGACCTCGGAGGACGTGCTGGAGATCCACCCGCACGACGCCGAGCTGCGCGGCATCAAGGACGGCGACTGGGTCGGGGTCACGAGCCGGTCGGGCGAGATCGTGCTGCGCGCCGACGTCACCGAGCGCGTGCGGCCCGGCGTGGTCTACACGACGTTCCATTTCCCGGAGTCCGGCGCGAACGTCGTGACCACCGAGAACTCCGACTGGGCGACCAACTGCCCCGAGTACAAGGTCACGGCCGTCGAGGTCATGCAGGTCAACGAGCCGTCTGAATGGCAGAAGCGGTTCCGGGCGTTCACCGATCGGCAGCTCGAGTTGCTCAAGGGCGAGCAGCCAGCGCACGTCTGA
- a CDS encoding AGE family epimerase/isomerase produces MTSDRLRALLSIYRDGLLHDTVPFWIPRAVDAECGGFLTCLDRDGSVLQTDKPVWVQGRLTWLLATLYNTIERREDWLAYARHGVEFLTRHGFDADGRMFYAVTRDGRPLRKRRYLFSETFTIIALAACGTASKDPSLVARALELFKLVLRYHREPGRLEPKVNPTTRPMKGLAMPMILIATAQELRKAVRDPLCDEVIAESIAEIERDFVKPDLRCVLETVGPNGEVYDTFEGRTVCPGHAIEAGWFILHEARHRGGDGRLLELGARIIDWSLVFGWDDRYGGLMYFRDARGLPSAEYPHDMKLWWPHNEAIIATLLAHHLTGEPRYARWHAMVHDWAYAHFPDPVHGEWFGYLHRDGSVSTTLKGNMWKGPFHLPRMQWYCTRLIEEMLGERGA; encoded by the coding sequence ATGACGTCCGACCGCCTTCGCGCGTTGCTCTCGATCTACCGCGACGGCCTGCTCCACGATACGGTCCCGTTCTGGATTCCGAGAGCCGTGGACGCCGAGTGCGGCGGGTTCCTCACGTGCCTGGACCGCGACGGTTCGGTGCTCCAGACCGACAAGCCCGTGTGGGTGCAGGGCCGGCTGACGTGGCTGCTGGCCACGCTCTACAACACGATCGAACGGCGGGAGGACTGGCTCGCGTACGCGAGACACGGCGTCGAGTTCCTCACGCGCCACGGCTTCGACGCCGATGGCCGGATGTTCTACGCGGTCACGCGCGACGGGCGGCCGCTCCGCAAGCGCCGCTACCTCTTTTCGGAGACGTTCACCATCATCGCGCTCGCCGCGTGCGGCACGGCCTCGAAGGATCCGTCGCTCGTCGCCCGCGCGTTGGAGCTCTTCAAGCTGGTTCTGCGCTATCACCGTGAGCCGGGACGGCTCGAGCCGAAGGTGAATCCCACGACCCGGCCGATGAAGGGGCTGGCGATGCCGATGATCCTGATCGCCACGGCACAGGAGCTGCGCAAGGCCGTGCGCGATCCGCTCTGCGACGAGGTCATCGCCGAGTCGATCGCCGAGATCGAGCGCGACTTCGTGAAGCCCGATCTGCGATGCGTGCTCGAGACGGTCGGGCCGAACGGCGAGGTCTACGACACGTTCGAGGGCCGGACGGTCTGCCCGGGACACGCGATCGAGGCCGGCTGGTTCATCCTGCACGAAGCGCGGCACCGCGGCGGCGACGGGCGGCTCCTCGAGTTGGGCGCTCGAATCATCGACTGGTCGCTCGTTTTCGGCTGGGACGATCGCTATGGCGGGCTGATGTACTTCCGCGACGCGCGCGGCCTGCCGAGCGCCGAGTATCCGCACGACATGAAGCTCTGGTGGCCGCACAACGAGGCGATCATCGCCACGCTGCTGGCGCACCATCTCACGGGCGAGCCCCGATACGCGCGCTGGCACGCGATGGTGCACGACTGGGCGTACGCGCACTTCCCGGATCCGGTCCACGGCGAGTGGTTCGGCTACCTGCACCGCGATGGCTCGGTGTCGACGACGCTGAAGGGCAACATGTGGAAGGGGCCGTTCCACCTCCCGCGCATGCAGTGGTACTGCACGCGGCTGATTGAAGAGATGCTGGGCGAGCGCGGCGCATGA
- a CDS encoding formate dehydrogenase subunit delta: MRVERLVSMANDIGAFFDAEPDKAEAARSVANHLKRFWDPRMRKEIVAHYESGGEGLDEPARSGVQLLAGAGGP; this comes from the coding sequence ATGCGGGTCGAGCGTCTCGTCTCGATGGCCAACGACATCGGCGCCTTCTTCGACGCCGAGCCGGACAAGGCCGAAGCGGCGCGCAGCGTCGCCAACCATCTCAAACGATTCTGGGATCCGCGGATGCGGAAAGAGATCGTCGCGCACTACGAGAGCGGCGGCGAAGGGCTCGACGAGCCGGCGCGCTCGGGCGTCCAACTGCTCGCGGGCGCCGGCGGGCCGTAG
- a CDS encoding DUF411 domain-containing protein: protein MTRREWLMAASGALVVAAPLRSLGAQGTAGNVLEVWKSPTCGCCGNWVAHMRANGFTTTVHDIADVAPIKRKHGVPPALESCHTALVGGIVLEGHVPADLVRQLQQQRKANAVVLGLAVPGMPVGSPGMEQGDRKDSYDVIAFDKKGLTKVFARR, encoded by the coding sequence ATGACTCGACGTGAATGGCTGATGGCGGCGAGCGGTGCGCTGGTGGTGGCGGCGCCGTTGCGGAGCCTGGGCGCGCAAGGTACGGCCGGGAACGTGCTCGAGGTGTGGAAGTCGCCGACGTGCGGCTGCTGCGGCAACTGGGTCGCGCACATGCGCGCGAACGGGTTCACGACCACGGTGCACGACATCGCGGACGTCGCGCCGATCAAGCGCAAGCACGGCGTGCCACCGGCGCTCGAGTCGTGCCACACGGCGCTCGTCGGCGGTATCGTGCTCGAAGGACACGTCCCCGCCGACCTCGTGCGACAGCTTCAGCAGCAGCGCAAGGCCAACGCGGTCGTGCTCGGCCTGGCCGTGCCCGGCATGCCCGTCGGATCGCCCGGCATGGAGCAGGGCGACCGCAAGGACTCATACGACGTGATTGCGTTCGACAAGAAGGGGCTGACCAAGGTCTTCGCGCGCCGATGA